tttcgtgtgAAAAGTCACGCACAGGTTCGTGAGTCGTTTTTCGCGTTTACTGTTTTCAGTCCGTCCGTGAAGTCGTTTGCCGAATTTTAGTGTAAAAAGTTGGTTTGCATTGAGTAAAAAGTTACGACGAACGACCATCGCGGGAGGATCTTCGGGCGggacacacatgcacacacacacaaacaccacgtCGTATGAATAAAATCCTCGCCCAAATCTTGATGCAAAGCGAAAAATCACTGCAACAACGATGGACGAAACATATCTAAAGAATCTCGAAACGGCGGCCCACATTATTATGGTAGGTGAAAATCGTAAATACCGAGCTGCTAGTCAACCGTCCCTTAAAAGAGGACACATAGAAAGAGGATGGTGGTGAAAAAGAGGGGCGGGTGGCAAGGAATAACAAAGGAACAGCCCCGAGGACCTTGGAATGCGTGCGCGGTGCGTGTTGTTATGGGGTCTGCTCGGCGCAAAGAAAATCGATAGTacgttgttttgcttgctccGCCCAGCACCCCCAAATCCCAATCCCGGGAGTCCTTTGCATTCTTCATCCAAGCAaacatttctttgttttgattgcatCTCTTTTGCACCGTGTAACCTGTGTTCGGGTTTGGTCCTTCCAGCCGATACGGACTGAGCGTTGGTAGTAATAATTTACGTGTTTTcgtgcttttttctctctttctctccttttgCCACATGCTAGGCCCCGCCAAATTCCATCACAAATCAGCAGCGCCAGGAATCGGAGCAAATTTTTACTACCTtccgaaaaacgaaaactccATATGCGCTGTGCCAAGCGATCCTGGAAAAGTCGTCCGTCGATTTGGTACTGTTCGAGGCGGCCGATGTGCTGAAGAAAACCGTGGTTGgggaatggaaatttattgCCGAACAGGACCGGGCCTCGTTACGTCAGTACCTGCTGAACTACGTCATCCAGCGCGATGTTCCGGTGTTCATACGGGACAAGCTGCTCCAGGTGGTGGCTATTATGATCAAACGTGCCAGCCTAGAAGATCATGGCGTGGAGCGTGGCcagattttggaagaaacccGCAAAATGCTGACGTCGAGTGAATTGAAACAACAAATTCTTAGCTGCAGCATTATGCTGGCCATTTTGGAAGAGCATTGCAACATCGTCCGTTCGGATGATACAGGGCTTAACACGCTGGAGCACTTTAAAGCGAAGAAACAGTTTGAAGATTCCGATCTGCTGAAAACGTTCTGTATGACGCTGCAAGCGATGGTAGCTATCGTGAATAGCTTCGACACATCCAACACGATGCAGATGTATCTGTTTAAGCAACTGCTTACCGTGATGGAGACAGTTCTGACCTGGGGCTTTCTGCTGCCCAATCTGCGGAACGTCCGCGTGCGACACTCACTGTCCAAAAGCATCATTGACACGTCGGAAACGGTAACGAAGGCACTGCACGCTCCTCCACTTCGGCTGCAGGCACAGTGGAAAAGTGTAATCTTTGACCCGAAGGTGTTGGAGGTGTTCTTTCACACTTACTGGAAGTTGCGCGAAATAGAGGATTTGCAGCCGAAAGCGCTCACCTGCATCCTGCAGCTATCTACCCTGCGAGGACCCATCATCACGGAAAACATCGACGAAAGTATGACCTATCTGGCAAACTATTTGACACACTTTCTATCACTCATGACCAAGTAAGCGCAATCAGTTTTCagctgtctctctctctctcttccactTTGATAATAATTCTTCAATTCCTCTTTCAGTATCGAAATCAAAGACAAGGAAGCGTACAGTTTTTCGCTTATCCTTCGCAAACTGTTTCAATTTTTGCCCACGGACATGCTAAAGATGCTCCCAAACTCCCTTTTCGATGCGTCCATGCAACAGTGCTTTACGCTGACGATGAAATTCTTCGAACAATCGGCAGCGGAAGAATCGGTTGCCCCTGACGAAGCGCTCTACGTGGATGCGCTGAGCAACATGCTTGGCATATGGTTGGCATTTTTTGACGATAAACGAAACTACCCGATCGAACCGATGCTTCCCTACATCATGCAAATGTTCGAAAAGTACGTCCAGTGCCATCTGGCTCCTCCGCAGGGCATTCGGGGCACGGGCCGGGATGGGGACGGCGGTGATAATGAAATTACCGATATAGAGGAATCGGATCGGGAACGGTTCAAGGAACAGTTGACCGTTATGGGATTTTTTGGGCGGCAAATTCTGCAACATGCGCTCGGATTGTTAGCAAAGCTGCTAGAAGATCGGACGCGCAAGCTGGGCACCCATCTGCATATGCTGCACGCATCACAATCGCTCTCCATTTCCGATGGGGTAAATTTGGAGAATTTGTTCGAAGACTTGCACTGGTTGCTGCTGATCAGTGGACACGTGATAGCGATGGAATCGGTCGGTGAAACACCGATGATACCGGAACCGATACTGACATACTGCAAGCAGCAGGTTGACGCAGGTGCTACGGATGTGACGAACAGTTTGAAACTGTTGGCCTCACCGAACCAGGACATCCAGGAGATACCGAACGCGGAATCGAACGTGGATCCGGTAATTCGGCTGATGGCAGCCGGTTTTCGATTGTGCGAGCTGGAGAAGACGGCGATTGAGGTACGCATGTACCAGTTTCTAAGTCCGGAGCTGAGTGCGACCACGATGTGGTTTCTGCGACACTGGTGCGGAACTTACGTGATGTCCAGCTACGAACCGTCCGCAACGCATATCTTCTCGAACGCGTTCGGTGTTGGTACGGCTGGGGCGCTATGGGTGATCAACTATCTGCTGAACAAGATCTGCCTAAACGCGCAACATCTGCGGGCGGAACCGGCCGTAATGGAGGAAACGATCGAGCTCCTGCTGGCACTGCAACGAAACCGATACCGTGCCCAAACCATCTTCAATTCCGAATACTTCCGTTCGATATGTGATTTGAAAAGCTTCGAGCTTCCCATGACGGTGAAGCGAAAGCTGCTCCGCGGGTTTGTTACGATCGGCGGTAGTATAGAGGGCGAGGAAGTACGCATGGAGTACATCATGCGCATTGTACAGGgaacgaaggaaaagtttaatttacTGCAGAGCACCCTGCAGCAGAACGCCCATGTACATCAAAGCGAGCAGTTTAAGCAGAAGGTGATCGAGGTGCTGGAAGAAACGATCGGTTGTGTGGAGGGAGCGTATGACAATCTGATTATGGCACTGTTTACCGAAATTGAGCCGATCTGTAAACAGCTAAGCACGTTTATGAGCGTCTACAAGAACGACACGGTACGTACGGAAGCTAGTGATGAGTAAAACCGCGTTTTCCTCG
This genomic window from Anopheles maculipalpis chromosome 2RL, idAnoMacuDA_375_x, whole genome shotgun sequence contains:
- the LOC126568782 gene encoding exportin-4-like; this encodes MDETYLKNLETAAHIIMAPPNSITNQQRQESEQIFTTFRKTKTPYALCQAILEKSSVDLVLFEAADVLKKTVVGEWKFIAEQDRASLRQYLLNYVIQRDVPVFIRDKLLQVVAIMIKRASLEDHGVERGQILEETRKMLTSSELKQQILSCSIMLAILEEHCNIVRSDDTGLNTLEHFKAKKQFEDSDLLKTFCMTLQAMVAIVNSFDTSNTMQMYLFKQLLTVMETVLTWGFLLPNLRNVRVRHSLSKSIIDTSETVTKALHAPPLRLQAQWKSVIFDPKVLEVFFHTYWKLREIEDLQPKALTCILQLSTLRGPIITENIDESMTYLANYLTHFLSLMTNIEIKDKEAYSFSLILRKLFQFLPTDMLKMLPNSLFDASMQQCFTLTMKFFEQSAAEESVAPDEALYVDALSNMLGIWLAFFDDKRNYPIEPMLPYIMQMFEKYVQCHLAPPQGIRGTGRDGDGGDNEITDIEESDRERFKEQLTVMGFFGRQILQHALGLLAKLLEDRTRKLGTHLHMLHASQSLSISDGVNLENLFEDLHWLLLISGHVIAMESVGETPMIPEPILTYCKQQVDAGATDVTNSLKLLASPNQDIQEIPNAESNVDPVIRLMAAGFRLCELEKTAIEVRMYQFLSPELSATTMWFLRHWCGTYVMSSYEPSATHIFSNAFGVGTAGALWVINYLLNKICLNAQHLRAEPAVMEETIELLLALQRNRYRAQTIFNSEYFRSICDLKSFELPMTVKRKLLRGFVTIGGSIEGEEVRMEYIMRIVQGTKEKFNLLQSTLQQNAHVHQSEQFKQKVIEVLEETIGCVEGAYDNLIMALFTEIEPICKQLSTFMSVYKNDTVIVELVLELLNELERSAEVKEVRGALHQYGMDVIGVYVKNNSNRISLDPTNNERDPQDLILILKLIHGISASRVGNDEETLQQASDVCIFGLTNIVPLITSDLIRYPELCYQYYITITSFVDSKPHVVPALHPDFLKQLVASVELGLTSFTSEVELKCVEFIEAFAQVVRLHNNRESLVSQLLQSLLKLMLDMTIGQKIDWNNTSDWYKAMFTVICCFPQTFKDMIQSFLQEHVDSSTDKAKEMIGESLLRLNQIEFVNLRLMKLRFVDWYDRFVSLVSLMYKK